Genomic window (Spirosoma sp. KCTC 42546):
AAAAGACACACTCCTGACAGATTTAGCCTTCGTGATTGGCTCCCGGAATCGCAAGGACGAAGCGGTTCAATGCGCAACCTTATTCGACAATCAACCACATTGGCAGCAGATCGCATTAACGGGTTTGACTAATGGGTTAAAAGCCGCCGGTGTACCTGTTGACGCCCGGTTGAAACGTATGGCAGACGCTAAATCGGTTGCCGTGAAGTAGGGGGATTAAGAAAGAGATACAGGCTCCGCACGTTCTCGTCTGGCCCTCGTTCTCGCTTGGCTACGCCGAGTGAGGGCTATTCTTTCAAGGGCCTCTGGCCCGTTTTGGACATTATGCCTAATCACACCGGCCAGAGGCCGTTAAAAAATAGCCCTCACTCGGCGAAGCCAAGCGAGAACAAGCGAGACTAAAAAATAGAACAGACGAATGAACCCAGACAACAAACAGCAACACTATTCCCGACGGCAATTCATTGGTAAGTCCATTTTTTCGGGATCGGCGGCTTTAGGGCTATCGCTGGTGCTGAGTAGGTGCCAATCAAAAACGACTTCAGAGCATGAGGAGAAAAAGACGGCCGTTGACCCCTGTACTGACTTTTCGGTTGTCAGCGAAGCCGACCTGAAAACACGAAAAAAGCTGGGTTACGTGAATCAATCCCCCCGGCCGGAATCGAAGTGCGGCAACTGTAATCTGTGGCTTCCGCCCAAAGAGGGTCAAACCTGTGGTTCGTGTATGCTGTTTAAAGGACCGGTTTACACAACGGGTTATTGTACGTATTGGGCTCCTCAAGGCAAATAAATACTAGCACCGAACCGGCTGACCAGCCTACTTATAAAGATCGGTTATGATTTATCAAAGGCCTGATGTCTTTACTTTCTAAACTCATTCTTCAATCATATCGATCCTAAAAATCAGCGTTCTATCAATGATAAAAAACACAGAAAGCAACACCAACTCCCGGCGGGATTTTGTCAAAAAGACGATTATCGGTACCGCAGCTTTGTCGGTTGGGGGTATTTTGCCGGGCTTTAGCCCAAAAAGTTACGGGCGAATTTTGGGGGCCAATGAAAAAGTGAAGGTTGGTGTCATGGGCGTCAACAGCCGTGGACTGGCCTTGTCGAGCAACTTTGCGTTACAACCCAACTGTGACGTGGTGACGATTTGCGATGTTGACACGCGGTCGGCTGACAAATGTATCACAACCGTAGACGGCATTCAGAAGTCGAAGCCCAAAAATCAGCCCGATTTCAGAAAGGCGCTCGAAGATAAGGACATGGATGCCCTCGTCATTGCCGCCCCCGACCATTGGCACGCCCCAGCGGCTATTCTGGCCTCGAAAGCAGGCAAGCATGTGTATCTCGAAAAACCATGCAGCCACAATCCACACGAAGGTGAACTGCTGGTGGCTGTAGCGGCAAAGCACAAGAATGTGATCCAGATGGGCAACCAACGGCGTTCGTGGCCCAATGTGAAGCTGGCCATTCAGGATATCAAAAACGGAGCCATCGGCCGACCCTATTTCGCCAAAGGCTGGTACACGAACAACCGGGCAACCATTGGAATCGGCAAAACCGTGCCCGTACCCACCTGGCTGAACTATGACTTGTGGCAGGGGCCCGCTCCCCGTCGCGCCTACAAAGACAACGTCATCCATTACAACTGGCACTGGTTCTGGCACTGGGGAACGGGCGAAGCCCTGAACAACGGCACCCACATGCTCGACCTGATGCGTTGGGGACTCGATGTCGAATACCCCAACAAAGTAACGTCGCTGGGTGGTCGCTACCGATACAAAGACGACTGGGAAGCCCCTGACACCCAAGTCATCAACCTGACATTTACCAACAATACAGCCATGACCTGGGAAGGCCGAAGCTGCAATGGCCGAACGGTTGAAGGCAGTGATGTGGGCGTTACGTTCTATGGCGAAACGGGTTCCCTCCAATACGGGGGCGGCAACGCCTACAAAATCTTCGACCTCGACAATAAACTGATTAAAGAGGTCAAGAATGACATGCCCATCGACCCGCGCAATAAAATGAACCCGTCGCAGGCACTGGATGCCACGCACTTACAAAACTTCGTAGAAGCAATCAAGACCGGTGCGCCCCTGGCGTCGGGCATTGTGGGTGGGCACCAGAGCACGCTGCTTTGCCAGTTGGGGAACATCGCCCTCCGTTCCGGCGATGCCCTGGATATTGACCCAGCCAACGGGCATATCCTGAATAATAAAGCAGCCGCTAAATTCTGGCAACGCGAGTACGAAAAAGGCTGGGAACCAACGCTGTAGCGCAAATGGCCCACCGTGTGATGGAAACCCGCGATTGGGCAGTGGTGTCAGGTACTAATACCTGCCACATAAAGGTTTTAAGAAACCTTTATGTACGTTTTTTTAAGGAGGTTTCTCAAAACCTCCCCGAGTCGGGTATAAGTACCCGACTCCACTCAAAAAAATCAAAACAGGATGGAAACAAACACACTAGCTATTGACGTCAACAGCTTAAACAAGCGGGAAACCACGATTTCGATTTTCCTGATCGGGCTCATGTTCTTTATCTTCGGTTTCATTTCGTGGGTAAACTCCATCCTGATTCCCTACTTCAAGATCGCCTGCGAGTTGACCAGTTTTCAGGCCTATCTGGTGGCGTTTGCGTTCTACATTGCGTACTTCATCATGTCGGTTCCGGCTTCTTATCTGTTGAAAGCAGTCGGCTTCAAAAAAGGGATGATGTTTGGATTCTGGGCGATGGCGATGGGCGCGTTTATTTTCATCCCGGCCGCCATGACCCGAACCTACGCGGTGTTTCTGATGGGTTTGTTTACGATTGGGATTGGCCTGGCCATTTTGCAGACGGCTACTAACCCCTACATCACCATTCTGGGACCCAAAGAGCGGGCTGCTCAACGCATCAGCATGATGGGTATCTGCAACAAAGCCGCGGGAATTCTGTCTCCGTTGATTTTTGCCGCCGTCATTCTGCGTCCAACCGATACCGATCTGTTCGCCCAGTTAAGCACCATGAGCGCCGACCAGCGGGGAGCGGCCCTTGACGAACTGGTTCGGCGCGTTATTCCGCCCTATGCAGTGTTAGGCACGTTTCTGTTTGTGCTGGGTTATCTGGTGTACCGGTCTCCCCTACCCGAAATCGACACAGAGCACGAAACGCCGGATGTGGCAACCGCCAATGCCGGGAAGACCAGCATCCTCCAGTTTCCGCATCTGATTCTGGGCGCTTTCGCTATTTTCCTGCATGTAGGCACGCAGGTTATCGCCATCGACACGATTATTGGCTACGCCAATTCAATGGGGATCGACCTGCTGAAGGCCAAGACCTTTCCGTCGTATACCCTGTTCTGCACTATTTGTGGCTATACTATCGGCATTATTACTATTCCCCGATTTATCAGCCAGGTGAACGCCTTACGCATCTGTACTTTACTGGGAACAGCCTTCACCTTACTTATCATTTTTACAAATGGAACGGTAACGTTTCTGGGACATACCGCCGATATATCCATCTGGTTCGTGGTATTGCTGGGCCTGGCTAATTCGCTGGTATGGGCCGGTTTATGGCCGCTGGCCTTGGATGGACTGGGCCGCTTTACCAAACTCGGGGCTTCTATTCTAATTATGGGCTTGTGTGGGAATGCCATCATGCCGCTTTTTTACGGCTATTTTGCTGACCTGTACACGGTTCATACGGCCTACTGGGTACTTTTTCCCTGCTACCTGTATCTGGTCTACTACGCCGTATACGGGCATAAAGTAAAACGATGGAGTCTCTGATTATGCGGCAAAAAATAGTAAACGGCACCGTGTTGACGCCCTTCCGAACGATCAGGAATGGAACAGTAGTCATTGACAACGGTCAGATTATGGGTATCCATGAGGGCGCAGTCGATGTTCCCGACGCTATCGAAATAGATGCACAAGGCCAGTTTGTTGCCCCCGGTTTCATCGATATTCATGTACACGGTGGCGGAGGTTTCGACTTTATGGATAGTACCAAAGAAGCGTTTCTAAAAATTGCCGAACTGCACGCTCGCTACGGCACTACGGCGCTGGTTCCCACTACCCTAACAGCGGAGAAAGAAGACCTTCTGCAAACCCTGGACGTGTACGAACAGGCAAACCGGAGCAACACGCAAGGAGCTTCGTTTCTGGGGATGCATCTGGAAGGGCCTTATTTTGCGCTTAGTCAGCGGGGAGCTCAGGACCCTCGCTACATCCGAAACCCCGATCCAGATGAGTACGAAGAAATTCTGAGTCACTCCTCCTCAATTGTGCGCTGGAGTGCGGCCCCGGAACTGGAAGGAGCGATTCCGTTCGGGCAACGACTTCGGCAGAAAGGAATTCTGGTGGCTATTGCCCATACCGATGCGCTTTATGATGATGTGCTTATGGCTTACGAAAACGGCTACTCGCTGGTAACCCACTTGTATTCGGCCATGTCGGGAGTAACACGCCGGAATGCGTTTCGGTATGCGGGTGTGATTGAAAGCGCTTTCTTACTGGATCTGGATGTTGAAATCATTGGCGATGGCATCCATTTGCCGCCCCCACTGCTCAAACTGGTCTATAAAATCAAGGGAGCCGACCGAACTGCATTGATCACCGATGCCATGCGAGCGGCTGGCATGCCCGAAGGCGAAAGCACCTTAGGCTCACTAAAAAACGGACTGAAGGTCATTGTGGAAGATGGGGTGGCCAAACTACCCGACCGAACCGCCTTTGCCGGTAGCGTGGCCACCATGAATCGCCTTGTCCGAAATATGGTGCAGCTAGCCGATGTCCCCTTACTGGAAGCGGTTCGAATGGCCAGCACAACGCCCGCCCGCATCATGGGTGTCGATCACCGAAAAGGATCGCTCGCCAAGGGTAAAGATGCCGATATCGTGCTCTTCGATCAGGATTTTACGGTTGGCATGACCATGGTGCAGGGCAAAATTATTTACATGACCGAAGACTTGACATAGATCTAGCGCTTAATGTGGTGTCGGTTTTGAGAACCGACACTCAGTGCCACTACTTGCGTCGGTTTTGAGAAACCGACACCACTCATAAAACTTATAAGATTGCTCGATGAACCCCAATTTTTCTCCAATCAGCGAATTCAGCGTTGATAAACTCAAGGTTAAACTCTTTGCCAATCGCCAGAGTCTGGGCGAAAGCGCTGCCGAACAGGCCGCTGCTGCCATTCTGAGTTTACAGGCAAACCAGGCTATTGTCAACATTATATTCGCAGCTGCGCCCTCGCAAAATGAATTTCTGGATGCCCTGGCCAACCAACCTGGCATTGCCTGGGAGCGCGTTAATGCCTTCCATATGGATGAATACATTGGCCTGCCCGACGACGCTCCACAACGGTTTGGCAACTTCCTGAAAAATGGCCTGTTCGATAAAGTACCGCTGAACGCGATCTATTACATCGACGGCAATAATGACCCTGACGTTGAATGTAAACGCTACGAAGCGCTACTTCATGCGTACCCCACCGATATCGTTTGCATGGGCATTGGTGAAAATTGCCATATCGCGTTCAACGATCCCCACGTGGCTCGCTTTGGCGACCCGGTGCTCGTAAAAAAAGTGGGTTTGGACCTGACCAGCCGCTGGCAGCAGGTTCATGACGGCTGTTTTGCCAGCCTGGAGCAGGTACCCGAATACGCTCTCACGCTCACTATTCCGGCTCTGGTAAAAGCACCCGCCATTTTTTGTATGGTGCCAGCCGCTCACAAAGCAGAAGCGATTCACCATACCCTGACGGATGCTATTTCAGAAGACTATCCCTCAACTATACTACGACAACATGACAACGCAACGTTGTTCATTGATCAGGATAGTGGGGCGCTGCTACAGATAACTGATTAATTCGCTTTCATCAAGTTATGGCCACTGTACACTAAAACCGAATCTACCCGACTAGTAGAGAAGCTGGACTTTTTAGGCTAAGCACATCTGCGATGCTGAAAAAGTAAGACACCTTAAGCATCTGATTGTCTGTATCAGACCAAGGGCCTCTTCCTAACCAGCTTCCTATTATAGGTCGGCCAATAACTCTCCCTTACCTGTTTTACCTCATCAGCTTCGTCAAATTGCCCCCACTCCTCAAGCCGGGCTAAAAAGACTTCAAACAACAAAGCATTTATACCTGGATTGGTTGGATCAGGAATATGTTTGATTCGTGTAATATTGGCAACTACATAAACCGGCAGTTGATTATCAATTAGATTATCATCGTCGACCCGGTAAACTAATCCATAACGAAACAAGGGGTATTTTGTCACTAACTTGTCGGTGCCCAATTGGCTGAAGCTCTGGCGGGATGGATTGTCATAAAGTTGAAAGCGTAGAACGTATTGCATGATGTAGATTTAGTATGATCATTCATTCTTACAAAGATAGATGGTAGGTTGAATCTGGCAAAACAGCAGCAACCCTATCAGAGTCACCTTGTTTACCTACACGTTGTAAAAAAACCTTATCCTATAGGGTAAGACCCCAAATTATACGGGGTAGTTGCTTCACTGGTTATATATTGAGTGAACGGCAGTCTTTGGCAAGATACTAATTGGCCTGATTATTGCCCACTATATTTTCGTAAATTGCATAAACCATAAGATTTACTGGCAATCATAACATAAACTCTTGAAAAATCTACTGATACAAATCAAGTTATCACTTTTATATCAGTTATTCATTCATAAGTTACCAGACCAGCCTGGCCTTTCTTCACATAAACCCATAGATAGCAAAAGCCCCGTCCTAACTGGCGGGGCTTTTGCTATCTATCAAAAACAAGACTATTGGCCTATTTACCTACATACAGGCATAGATTGCATGTATAGATCATCCACTGGATAGTATAAAAAATAAACTGAATTAAATAGCTAATTTATTCAACTCAGCGCTTGTCGGGCATATAGATGTTGAACCTTCTCTCGACTTCGCTTCAGTCGCATCTTAACTGCGCTGGGTTTAATACCATATAGTTGGGCTATTTCGTCAATAGTCATGCCATCTTCATATTTTAAGCGTAACAACGATCGCTCTTTGAGTGAAAGTGTTTCCATAGCCTGCTTAACCATCAAAATCGATTCTTCATGCAGTTGTGCTTCGTACGACTCATCCACATGCTGTTCCAGGCCTTCCGTACCCGTTGTATTAAAACGTTTGGCTACTCGAAGTTGATCAGCACAGTAGTTATAAGCAATTGAATAGAGCCAGGTCGAAAAACTTGATCGCTGTTGAAACGCATCTAGTTTATCGAATACTTTTAGGAAAATATCGTGTGTAAAGTCTTCCGCCTTCTCAGCGTCTTTAGTCATTGATAAGCATCGCTGGTAAACCTTGCTAACATAGCGATTGTAAAGAGTCTCAAAGCATTGATTAGGTTGGGTAGGCAGACATTGACGAATCATTTCTTCGTCAGTTAATGAAGCGAGCATAAATAGCTATAACGTACAAGTTAAAAATATTTCATTTATATAAACAAATATTAACTTCAATACACTTTAGATCATATTCAATAAATTAAGACACATTAAATATACTATACGGTATATATATTTTTTAAAATAAATCATGAATTGGTGTGACCATAGTAAATTATCATATATATATCGCATTAACTTACCGAATTAGTTGCCTGTTTTGAGTGAACAAATTCACCCGTTTGCGTTATAGACAAATAACAAACAAACTCGCTCAACGGACATGAAAACGAAACGGACGGACATTCTCCTGCCCCAACACATACCTGACCCCGACTTCATCACTATCACTGAGCACCACCTCAATGAGTGGCTCCATCTGCTGGACCATTTGCAGGATGCCCATGCCCCAACCGACCAATTAGCTTACTGTCGGAATCAAGTCACCCGACTCCAGCTTGAGCTCTATCAGCTACGCAACACCAACTGGCGGACAACCGTTGGCCAGCCTGAATAATCTGTCTCTTCAACTCTTCCCATTAAGCCTTGCGAACAACATATAGCCGGTCAAAGTAGATAGTATAAAACCCTATGGCTAAACCGGTAGTTACCTGATTACCTTAAATGGCTTATCCGGTGAAGAAAGTAGCGCCCTTTTTTCTGCTCTTAAAACAAGCGTTTACGAATTTGCAGGCTAATGATCCCATTAGGATGGCTGGTGCAACTGCTTTTTTTTCCTTTTTTGCTTTACCACCTATTGTAATTATACTCAGTAGGGTCCTTAGTCAGCTCTTTAATGATCACTACCAGCGTATTAGTGGCCAGCTATTTGATGAATTAGCCGACTTGTTTGGGCCTAAAAGTGCGAATCAACTGGAAGCGATTTCGCACCGTCTTCAACTGGCTAAACCTAGTTTCCCATTAACGGTGCTCAGCTCTGTATTAGTGCTGGTAGCCTCCACCACCTTATTTGCCATTATTAAAAGCTCCCTCAATCAACTTTGGAATATCAAAAAGAAATCTGGGCGTAATCTCCTTCTTATTCTGATCGACAAGTCAGTTGCTTTAGCTATTATACTAGGCTCAGGTTTCTTATTCAGCCTCTCGTTAGCCTTGGAGCAATTGTTAGTTCAGCTTAGTACGAAGTGGTCTCTTTCTTCACTTACCCATTATCAGGATATAGCCAATCTTGGGCATATATTGGTCTCTATCCTCATCCGCATGATTTGGTTTGGTATTCTGTTTAAGTTTTTACCCGATGTTAAAATCTCCTGGCGAGCTGTCTGGACAGGTGCCTTGTTCACTAGTATTCTTTTTAAAGTAGGGGAAGCCATACTAAACAACCTACTGATTAATAGCCAGGTAGGTCCTTTATATGGCAGATCGGGAGCGATCATTTTACTGTTGCTGTTTGTTTTCTATGCCTCACTAATTTTCTACTATGGGGCAGCTTTCACCCGTCAGTATAGTGAATGGATTCATCTGGCAGCCAAGCCTAACAGCCGGGCCATAGCCTACACGATTACGGAAGTGGACCCATCAAACCCGGGTGTATAAGTTGGTTCTCTACGATTTACTTATCGATGACCAGATGGGCATTGGGTGCTCATTTATGATATTATCTACCTAACAGCTGGTACAGAACAGAGGTATTTTTAACCAGTTTGCCCTAAGCGTTCATACATATACGTACAACAATTACTTTCTATTTTTACAGTGCAATGAAATTAATTCTGTACGTTGTGACTATATTTAAATTATAGAGACTATATTTATAAGGAATTTCAACAAGTAAGCGTCAACTTCAGATTGTAAGTTCTGTAAATTACGCTAGTTTGGCAGAGAACCTGAACTTGATAAGTTCTATTTACTCAACGGTAAGTGCAATTTTTACAATTTTTATTTATTTTGCTACCGTTTATTCTTCTCTGGGAACTCTATGTCCACCAAGAAAAACTTCCCACTACCAGGCCCCTGGACACTAGTGTTTGCTATATCAGCCTACTTATTTTGGCTGACTGTTAAATGGCTTTGTCAGCTACTGTTCTAAGTAGCCAGTATCCATTTTCTTTTTGTAGTAGCAAAGTATGCTTTTCTTACTTCTAGGAGTTAGTTTCTATCGTATACAGATCAACCGTTAAGTTCTGTTGCAATGAAATGTTGGCACTTCACTTTGTTTACTCTAGCAAGTACCTCCCTGGGCAACCGTATTGCTACGTATGCTCCTCTACCCGTATAGTGTGGTTATATGTTTGCGCTAAGCCATCCGACTGAGCATGCTTAAGCAACCAGGATCTCACTTCGCTAAGCATAAGGGCCGCCGACTTTCTGGTAGCATCAACCTCGCTATAAAGCTGTTGAAGCCGTGTATCTACAGCTCCTGCCAAGTTGAGCATAACACTGTATTCGTTAATATGCTGGGGGCCGGTGGGCAACTCACGGTCCGAAAAAAAATCAACTAATTCCTGGTGTTCATGACTAAGATTCATAATGCGAAAGTAGGTAGCCAGCATCTTAGTTGCACACAGCTCAAGTGAAAATAAATTTCCACAGGTCGAAAGAAAATGGTTACAGGACTTGGTTGTATGCAGTAACTCAATGCGTTGCAGATAACTTATGAATCATGAATAGTTCAGCCATTTTTCATTTAGGCTTTTGCCATTCTAACAGCTTTCCCCAACCAAATAAAATTTTCCTGAAAGGATGCTGATTCTGAGAATAGTAGCCTTTTTATATAATAGATGTATACCTAAAGGCTAAC
Coding sequences:
- a CDS encoding sugar MFS transporter; this encodes METNTLAIDVNSLNKRETTISIFLIGLMFFIFGFISWVNSILIPYFKIACELTSFQAYLVAFAFYIAYFIMSVPASYLLKAVGFKKGMMFGFWAMAMGAFIFIPAAMTRTYAVFLMGLFTIGIGLAILQTATNPYITILGPKERAAQRISMMGICNKAAGILSPLIFAAVILRPTDTDLFAQLSTMSADQRGAALDELVRRVIPPYAVLGTFLFVLGYLVYRSPLPEIDTEHETPDVATANAGKTSILQFPHLILGAFAIFLHVGTQVIAIDTIIGYANSMGIDLLKAKTFPSYTLFCTICGYTIGIITIPRFISQVNALRICTLLGTAFTLLIIFTNGTVTFLGHTADISIWFVVLLGLANSLVWAGLWPLALDGLGRFTKLGASILIMGLCGNAIMPLFYGYFADLYTVHTAYWVLFPCYLYLVYYAVYGHKVKRWSL
- a CDS encoding high-potential iron-sulfur protein; protein product: MNPDNKQQHYSRRQFIGKSIFSGSAALGLSLVLSRCQSKTTSEHEEKKTAVDPCTDFSVVSEADLKTRKKLGYVNQSPRPESKCGNCNLWLPPKEGQTCGSCMLFKGPVYTTGYCTYWAPQGK
- a CDS encoding RNA polymerase sigma factor yields the protein MLASLTDEEMIRQCLPTQPNQCFETLYNRYVSKVYQRCLSMTKDAEKAEDFTHDIFLKVFDKLDAFQQRSSFSTWLYSIAYNYCADQLRVAKRFNTTGTEGLEQHVDESYEAQLHEESILMVKQAMETLSLKERSLLRLKYEDGMTIDEIAQLYGIKPSAVKMRLKRSREKVQHLYARQALS
- a CDS encoding Gfo/Idh/MocA family protein, translating into MIKNTESNTNSRRDFVKKTIIGTAALSVGGILPGFSPKSYGRILGANEKVKVGVMGVNSRGLALSSNFALQPNCDVVTICDVDTRSADKCITTVDGIQKSKPKNQPDFRKALEDKDMDALVIAAPDHWHAPAAILASKAGKHVYLEKPCSHNPHEGELLVAVAAKHKNVIQMGNQRRSWPNVKLAIQDIKNGAIGRPYFAKGWYTNNRATIGIGKTVPVPTWLNYDLWQGPAPRRAYKDNVIHYNWHWFWHWGTGEALNNGTHMLDLMRWGLDVEYPNKVTSLGGRYRYKDDWEAPDTQVINLTFTNNTAMTWEGRSCNGRTVEGSDVGVTFYGETGSLQYGGGNAYKIFDLDNKLIKEVKNDMPIDPRNKMNPSQALDATHLQNFVEAIKTGAPLASGIVGGHQSTLLCQLGNIALRSGDALDIDPANGHILNNKAAAKFWQREYEKGWEPTL
- a CDS encoding glucosamine-6-phosphate deaminase, which produces MNPNFSPISEFSVDKLKVKLFANRQSLGESAAEQAAAAILSLQANQAIVNIIFAAAPSQNEFLDALANQPGIAWERVNAFHMDEYIGLPDDAPQRFGNFLKNGLFDKVPLNAIYYIDGNNDPDVECKRYEALLHAYPTDIVCMGIGENCHIAFNDPHVARFGDPVLVKKVGLDLTSRWQQVHDGCFASLEQVPEYALTLTIPALVKAPAIFCMVPAAHKAEAIHHTLTDAISEDYPSTILRQHDNATLFIDQDSGALLQITD
- a CDS encoding YihY/virulence factor BrkB family protein, with the protein product MAYPVKKVAPFFLLLKQAFTNLQANDPIRMAGATAFFSFFALPPIVIILSRVLSQLFNDHYQRISGQLFDELADLFGPKSANQLEAISHRLQLAKPSFPLTVLSSVLVLVASTTLFAIIKSSLNQLWNIKKKSGRNLLLILIDKSVALAIILGSGFLFSLSLALEQLLVQLSTKWSLSSLTHYQDIANLGHILVSILIRMIWFGILFKFLPDVKISWRAVWTGALFTSILFKVGEAILNNLLINSQVGPLYGRSGAIILLLLFVFYASLIFYYGAAFTRQYSEWIHLAAKPNSRAIAYTITEVDPSNPGV
- the nagA gene encoding N-acetylglucosamine-6-phosphate deacetylase, which codes for MRQKIVNGTVLTPFRTIRNGTVVIDNGQIMGIHEGAVDVPDAIEIDAQGQFVAPGFIDIHVHGGGGFDFMDSTKEAFLKIAELHARYGTTALVPTTLTAEKEDLLQTLDVYEQANRSNTQGASFLGMHLEGPYFALSQRGAQDPRYIRNPDPDEYEEILSHSSSIVRWSAAPELEGAIPFGQRLRQKGILVAIAHTDALYDDVLMAYENGYSLVTHLYSAMSGVTRRNAFRYAGVIESAFLLDLDVEIIGDGIHLPPPLLKLVYKIKGADRTALITDAMRAAGMPEGESTLGSLKNGLKVIVEDGVAKLPDRTAFAGSVATMNRLVRNMVQLADVPLLEAVRMASTTPARIMGVDHRKGSLAKGKDADIVLFDQDFTVGMTMVQGKIIYMTEDLT